CTGGCAGCGCCGGATCATTCTGGCCGGTGCGCTGCTCACGGTCTCTGCGGCCCTCGGGCTCGCCTGGACCTTCGGGTGGGGCCTGCGCCAACGCCCCCCCAACGTCCTGGTCGTCGTCATCGACAGCCTGCGCGTCGATCGCGTCGGCGCCTACGGATCGCCGCGCCGGCTGACACCATTCCTCGATGCGTTCGCCGAGCGGGCCACGGTGTACGAGCAGGCCTATGCCGCGAGCTCGTGGACGGTGCCCTCCGTGGCATCCATCTTCACCGGCCGGTATCCCTCCGAGCACCAGACGGTGACGCTCCTGGCGCCGCTGCAGGAGAGCGAGCTGACCCTGGCCGAGGTGCTGGCGGCGCACGGCTATGCCACCTCCGCCGTCACCGCCAACGCGACCATTCGCGCGGACGGAGGCTTCGCGCAGGGTTTCGAGCAGTACGAGGTGGTCGGAACGGCCACGCCCCAGACACCCAAGTTCGACGGGAGCCTGGTCAGCGAGCAGGCGTTGAAGCGGGTTGACGACGTCGGCTCCGACCGACCGCAGTTTCTCTATCTGCACTACATGGACGTCCACGCGCCCTACCGCGCCCACGCGGGGATCACGCCACCGCGCGATGCCACTCTGAAGCGCGGGGACGCGGCCCTGAACTTCGCGGTATCAGCCGGCACCTGGGAGGCGGACATCGAACGCCGGCGGACCACTTGGGGGTTCGCCGCCGACGAGATCTGGCGCCTCGAGGATCTGTACGACGCCGAGGTCCGCCACCAGGACACCCTGTTGCGGCACCTGTTCGACGAGCTCGGCCGGCGAGGCTTTCTCGATCGCGCCCTGATCGTGGTGACCGCCGACCACGGCGAACAATTCGGTCGCCACGGCGCCTACAATCACGGCACCTCACTCTACAACTCGCTGATCCACGTCCCCCTGATCGTTCGTTATCCGAATCAGACCGCGGGGCGGCGGGTCGCGGCGCCGGTCGAGCTCGCCGGGCTCGGCGCGATGGCCATCAGGGCGGCCGGCCTGCCGCCCGCGCCCTCGTTCCACGTCCGGGAACCATCCGACCACACCCTCGATGGACAGCCGGCAACCGCCTTCAGCGAGCTGCTCGACAGTGGGCTGTACAAGGTGCGGACCCACACCGACGCGCTCGTCAGCCCAACCAGGAAGGTCATCGCGACCAACGACGGCCGCTATCTGTCCTTCGACCTCGCGACCGACCCGCTCGAACGCCATCCCCACACCGCCAGCGCCGAGCTGCGCGACGCCCTGGCGGCGCGCGGCGCGCTGATCCAGGCCGGCGCGCCGGGGACGGCGGTCGAGCTCGACGCCGCGACCCGCGAACGTCTGCGCGCCACCGGCTACCTGCCCGACGAGCCGTAGCGCGACGACGGAACCACCGCGAGCGCCGCCGCGGCGTTTCCCCAATCATGCCGGCGCCGCGACGCGGCCGCCGTCCGACAGCCGTCACCGCGCCGCGCCATGCCCCGCTCGCATCGCGGGTTTCAGAGCACGTAGTCGAGCTGGAAGAGGACGTTGTCGCGATCGCGCAGCAGGCTGGTGCCGGAATTGCCGCGCAGCTCGCTGGCCCACAGGTAGCTGTAGTTGAACGTGAAGCGGAACGGGTCGTACGAGTAGACCACGTTCGGCTGCACCACCACCGATCCCGACCAGTCGAACAGCACGCTGAGGCTCGGCGTCACCTTGCCGCCGAAGTAGGTCGTGCCGATGAGCAGCGTCTGCAGGTACTGGTCGGCGGCGTTGTGGACGAACTCCGGTTCCGCCGCCGCGGTCGGCAGGCCCCAGCGATCCGGTGAGTAGATCGCCCGCTGCACCGGCAGCACCTCGCCGTTGAACAACACCGGCTGCCCCGGGAGCTGCGCCGCCGGCGTCTGAATGGCCGTGCGCGGCAGTGCGCCCACCAGGTGCTTGTAGAAGAACTGGGTGGTGATGAAGAACGAGGCGTTGGGATTGAGCCAGCGGACCGCCTGCTGGGTGTCGAAGCCGATCATGAGGTTCCACGAGTCACCCGTCCGCGGCTCCGAGACGCAGAAGCCGTCGGCACCGAGGCGCCCCTGCGGGCATGCCACGCCGTTGCGCGGCAGGGCGAACACGAACGGATCGAGCCCCTGCTGCGACCAGCGCGGCTCGTTGTGGAAGTAGGCCAGCTCGCTGCGGAAGATCGGCTCGCTGCTCAGATACACCCAGCGCGCCCATTCCGGCGGGATGGCGAACGACATCGTGCCGCCTGTGATCTGCGCCTTTGGCGCCGTCTGCGTCACCAGGGCGGAGAATCCGGTGCCCTGCCCCTGGGTGATCGGCAGCGGAAAGCTCTGCGTCTTGATCCGCACCGCGGGGTTGTCGAGGTACGTATAGTAGTGGGCGATCGCGAACGTCGCCGTGTCGACGAGCGGGACCGAGGACATGAACTTGAGCTGCAAGCCGCCGCGGATGTCGTTGAAGGTGCGGTTCGGGGTGTCGATGACGGTGAGCTGCGTCGCCGACGGCACGAAGTTCGGCAGCGCCCACGGCGAGCCGATGGGAATGCCGGGCGAGAAGCCGACCTTGTTGTCGATCGCCGCGAACCCCTCCACGAAGGTCTCGAAGAACGGCGTGCCGGGGATGGAACCGATGGCGTAGCTGGCGCGCAGCATGTCGAGCGGCACGCGGCGCTCGTCGAGCGGCACCAGAAAGCCGCCGAAGCTGTTGTCGAGCGGGTTGATGTTGTCGAGCAGGCGGAACACGTCGGTCTCGCCCCAGGCCAGGATCTGCCGCCCGAAGCGGAAGAAGAGCCGCCCGACGTCCGATTCCACGTACGCCTGGAACAGCCGGTTGCGCAGCACCGCGGTGTCGCGCAGATGCTGGCGGGCGTAGCCGATGTTGGGCTGGGCGCCGAACGGGCTCGCCGGCACCAGGGTGCGATTGTAGTACTGGTACGCGGTGCGGTACTCCGCCGGGCCGTAGTCGTACACCCCGTCGTACTCGCCGCGATAGGAGAGGAAGTAGCCGAACTTGCGGAGCGAGAACGGCAGCGTCTGCAGCAGCGCCAGCGGCCCGAACCCCTCCTTCAGCAGCCGGTCGAGGTCGTGTTCGAGCGTCGCCTCGACGAAGCTCCGACTCTGCCGCAGATGGCCGGTGGCCGACACCGGAAAGGTCAGGCTGCGTTGCGTGATCCGCCCCGGCGCCTGCTCGATCAGTTGGATGTTGGTGTCCTGCGTGCCGACGCGCGCCGCCGTGTAGGCGCGCAGGCCGAGCCTGATGTCGCCCTCCTGATCGAGCGCCGCGCCGTGCGCGCGCGCCGCCGCCACCATGCTGGCCGCCACCGCCAGCAGGATTCGTCCCAGCCTGTCGCTCCGTCGCGCCATATCCCCCCGCGAACCGCGACGGGACAATCTGATAGCCTGATAAAAGTTTCAAGAGCGACGCCGGTGCGCTCGGATGATCCCGATGCGCTCGTGACCTGCCCCCGCTCCCGTGGCGCATCCCACCAGTCGGACGCCAGGGCCTGACGGCGCCGCGTCGCCTGCGGCTCGATCCCTCGCCCGCCCGTCCTCCCGGGCCGCCGTCATCGCTGGCGGCGGCTGGCGTGGACACCGCGACTGTGGCACCGTGCGGCGATTCGCATGGCGCAGAAGTACACCGCGAAGGACATCACGGTACTCGAGGGGCTGGAGCCGGTCCGCAAACGGCCGGGCATGTACATCGGCGGCGTCGACAGCGCCGGCCTGCATCACCTCGTCTGGGAGCTGCTCGACAACGCCGTCGACGAGGCGATGAACGGCCACTGCGACAAGATCGTCGTCACCCTGCACCGGGACGGCGAGACGGTCACGGTCACCGACAACGGACGCGGCATTCCGGTCGACGTCCATCCCAAGCACAAGAAGTCGGCCCTCGAGCTGATCCTCACGACCCTCCACGCCGGCGGCAAGTTCGAGAACCGCAACTACTTCCACGCCGGCGGCCTGCACGGCGTCGGCGCCTCGGTGGTCACCGCGCTGTCGTCGTCGCTGGTGGCCCGCATCAAGCGCGACGGCTTCCTGTGGGAGCAGTCGTTCGCGCGCGGAGCCCCCAGCGGCCGCATCAGGAAGGTGGGCCCGGCGCGCGGCACGGGTTCGACCATCACCTTCACCGCCGACCGCGAGATCTTCCCGAAGACGCAGTTCGATCCGGCGGTGATCCGCCAGCGCCTGGAGTCGCGCTCCTATCTGCACCGCGGCCTGCAACTCGTCTTCGAGAACGAAGTCGAGCGCACCACCGAGACCTTCCAGCACGACCAGGGCATCGCCGAGTGGATCGGCAAGCTGATCGCCGAACGCGGCAAACACGCGGTGGCGGAGCCGTTCTACGCCGAGCGGCGCGACGGCTTCGTCGCCGAGTGCGCGATCGCCTGGACGGAGGCGACCGAAGAGCACGTGCTGTCGTTCGTCAACGGCATCCCGACCGGCGACGGCGGCACGCACGAGGCGGGGCTCAAGGGCGGGCTCACCAAGGCGGTGCGCAACTATCTCAGCGTGCAGAACCTGGCCCCGAAGGGCCTGGCCATCGCCGCCGAGGATGCGCGCGAGGGCCTGGTCGCCATCCTCAGCGTCTACATCCAGAACCCGCAGTTCCAGGGGCAGACGAAGGATCGGCTGAACAATCCGGAGGTCGCGGCGCCGATCGACACCTTCGTTCGCACCGCGCTCGAGAACCACCTGCTGCACAATCGCACCCAGGCAACGGCGATCGCCGAGCGCGTGATCCTCGCGGCGCGGGCGCGCAGCGCCTCGCGCGCCGCGGTCGAGCAGGTGCAGCGCAAGTCCGCGGTGTCGCACCGCCTCAACCTGCCCGGCAAGCTCGCCGACTGCAGCTCGACCGATCCGACCCGCAGCGAGCTGTTCATCGTCGAGGGCGATTCCGCCGGCGGCTCCGCCAAGCAGGGCCGCGACCGCGAGTTCCAGGCGGTGCTGCCGCTGCGCGGCAAGGTGCTGAACTCGGAGCAGGCGTCGCTGAGCAAGGTGCTCTCGAACCGCGAGCTCAGCGACATCGTCTCGGCTCTCGGCTGCGGCTCCGGCAAGCAGTTCGACGCCGGCAAGCTGCGCTACCACAAGGTCTGCCTGCTGATGGACGCCGATTCCGACGGCCATCACATCTGCACCCTGCTGCTGACGTTCTTCTACCGCCACATGCGCGAGCTCATCGAGCGCGGCCACGTCTTCATCGCCCAGCCGCCGCTCTACAAGATCGAGATCGGCAAGCAGGTGCACTGGGCGCTGAGCGACCAGGAGCGCGATCGGGTGCTCGGCGGCGCCAACGGCAAGCAGGTCATCGTGCAGCGCTTCAAGGGCCTGGGGGAAATGAACCCGCCGACCCTCAAGCAGACGACCCTCGAACCGACGCGCCGCACCCTGCTCCGGGTGTCGATCGACGACGCCGAGGCCGCCGAACAGACGATCCAGACGCTGATGGGCAAGGACGTCGAGCCGCGCTTCAAGCTGATCATGGAACGGGCGCCAAAGGTCGAGGACGTCGACGTCTGATCCAGCGCCGGAACCGCGGCGGGACCCGAAGGCGAGCTGATGGCGAACCAACCGCAGCACTGTCCGACCTGCCAGACCGAGTACGTCGCCGGCATCGCGGCGTGCGCCGATTGCGGCGGGCCACTGGCGCCCGGCCCGCTCGACCGCTACGCGGCTCCGCGCGGCGCGGACGCGCCGGCCGCGAGCGCGTCCGCGCCGGCGGGCGGCTTCGATGCGGTCCTGGCGCGGCTGCCCGGCCTGCGCGCCGATCACGCGGTGCGGGCGCTGCTGCTGGAGGAGATTCCCTGCTTCGTCGAGTGCGAGGGCCTGACCAAGACGTACCACCCCGGCACCCCGCCGGCCGAGCCGTTCGCGGTCACGCTGCCGGTGACCGTGCACGTGCGCGGCGCCGATCTCGACACGGCGCGCGAGGTGCTCGACTCCCTCGCGTCCGAGGACCTGATCGGCGACCAGTGGAGCGACGAGGAGATCGCCGAGGCCGCCGCGGCGGCCAGCCCCATCGCCGGTGGGCCGTTCGAGGAGCCGGCGAGCGCGATCGCCGACGACCCCACCGCCGGCGCGCCACAACCGCAGTCGACGTCGATGGTCGCGGTGGCGCTGGTGGTCGTGGTGGTGATCGGTCTGCTGCTGTTGTTCGGCCGGCAATGAGACGCATCGACCTGCGCAGCGACACCGTGACGCGGCCGACGGCGGCCATGCGCGCGGCGATGGCGGAAGCGGAAGTCGGGGACGACGTCTACGGCGAGGACCCGACCGTCAACCACCTGCAGGAAGCAGCAGCGGCGCGCCTCGGCCTGGCGGCCGCGATCTTCGTGCCGAGCGGGACGATGGCCAACCAGGCGGCGCTGCGCGCCCTGACCCGGCACGGCGATGCGGTGGTCGCCAGCGCCGGCTGCCATCTGCTGCGCCACGAGTCCGGCGCCGCGGCGGCGCTGGCCGGCGTGCAGATCGTCACCGTCGGCGCCGCCGGCGTGTTCACGCCCGACGACGTGCTGGCCGCGCTGCCGCCGCGCGATCACCACTACGCGCCGGTGACGGCGGTGGCGCTCGAGAACACCCACAACGGCGCCGGCGGCCGCGTCTGGCCGTTCGAGGACCTGCGCGCCGTGGTCGACGCGGCGCGCAGCCGCGGCCTGCGCCTCCACCTCGACGGCGCCCGGCTGTGGAACGCCGTCGTCGCCAGCGGCATCGAGGCGCGTCGCTGGTGCGCGGGCTTCGACACCGTCTCCTTCTGCCTCTCGAAGGGACTCGGCGCGCCGGTCGGCTCCCTGGTGTGCGGCTCGGCGGAGGTGATCGACCGCGTCCACCGCGTCCGCAAGATGCTCGGCGGCGGCATGCGCCAGGCGGGCATCCTGGCGGCGGCCGGGCTGCACGCGCTCGAGCACCACGTCGACCGCCTCGCCGAGGACCATCGCCACGCGCGCCGACTCGCCGACGGGTTGCGCCGGCTCGGCCTGACCGTCCAGCCGGAGCCCGAGACGAACATCGTGCTCTTCGGCGGCGCCGACATCGGCCGCCTAGTGGGCGCCCTGCAGGCGCGTCAGGTGCTCGTGAACCCGGTCGATCGCCAGACCCTGCGCGCCGTGACCCACCTGGACGTCACGGCCGAGGACATCGACGATGCCCTCGGCCGCATTGGCGAGGCGCTGCTGGGGGAGCGCGCCTGAAGTTCGCCTACCACTCGTATCGAACGGCCTCGGGGAGGGAGGTGACGCTCGGCATCGGTCCCGCCGTGGCGGCGACGCTGGGCGAGTTGGCGACGATCGCCGATTCCGTCTCAGGAAGCATACCCCGCTGCCAAGCAACCCCCTTGCCAACGGCGCCGTGCGGCCGGCGGGCCGCGGCCGCCACCTGCGCTGCCATCCGCGTTGAGCATCTCCACGCGGATGACGTGCATCACGCGGCTTGCACTGCGAACTCGGCCGAGCGGAAGGCGGCGACTGGACCGGCGAGGGAACGCCGCGGGCCGGCTCTTCCCGGAGCCCCTGGCGAAGCTTCCCTCACCAGCCCACGGCCGCCATGCGACCGAGGATCTTGGCGCTGTAGGCGTTCATGTGCTGCGGCCGCCGGCTACGCGGGGCTGGCAACACGGCGGCCAGGCGCGCCGCCTGGCCACGGCTGAGGAAGGCGGCCGGTACCTGGTAGTAGTGCTGGGCGGCGTCCTCGCCGCCGTAGATGCCCGGCCCCCACTCGATGACGTTCAGGTAGAGCTCGAGGATGCGCGGCTTGGACAGGATCAGCTCGGCGAGCAGGCTGAGCGGGATCTCCAGGATCTTGCGCGGCAGCGACCCGAAGGTGGGGAAGAACAGGTTCTTCACCAGTTGCTGGGTGATCGTCGAGCCGCCGCGCCAGAGGCGGCCGCGCTCCCAGTTGTCCGCCGCGGCCTCGCGCATGCCGCGCCAGTCGACGCCGCCGTGCTCGTAGAAGCGCGCGTCCTCCGCCGCCACCACCGCGTGCGGCAAGTGCGGTCCGAGGCGCGGCAGCGGCACGAAGCCGCTGGCCGATCCGGGAACGTCGCCGTGCTCGATCCACCGTTGGAGCTGTAGCGCGGTCAACAGCGGCGGGAAGAAGCGCAGGTAGACCAAGCCGCCGACGCAGAGCGCGAACCAGGCGATGAGCGCTGCCGCCAGCCAGCGCAGCATCACGCGCAGCGGCCGCCGGCGTCGGCGCCGGACGCGCAGTCGCGGTCCGGCGGCGGCGGTCGCGCGTCCGCTCGCCACCGGATCAGGATCCCGAGCGTGGTTGGAGGATCTCGGCGGCCGCGTTGAGGGCGCTCACCGCCGCCGGCACGCCGGCGTAGCAGGCAGTCTGCATCAGGACCTCGACCAGCTCCTCGCGGCCGATGCCGAGGTTGAGCGCGCCCACCAGGTGCCCCTTGAGCTCGTCGGTCTTTCCCAGCGCCGCGAGCTGGGCGACGGTGCACAGGCTGCGGCTGCGCAGGTCGAGATTCGGCCGCGACCAGAACATGCCGAAGACGAACTGCGTCACCAGCGAGAAGAACTCGGGCGCCAGCGCCGCCGCCGGCAGGGTCGGCGCGCTCTTCATCAGATCGCCCCACAGCGTCGCCGTCACCTCGCGCCCGCGCGCCAGCAAGTCGGATTGCTCCGCCATCGCGTCCTCCCTCGAACGTCGGCGGACCGTGCCAGATGCGACGGAGTGGAGCAAGAAAGTCGTCAGGGGGCAGTCCGGCAGCAGTGCGGCGCCGCGGACCGCGGATCAGCCCGCGAGGCTGATCGGCTCGCCCGCCGCGACCGCGGCGCCGCGGTGCAGCAGGCGGGGAATGGTCACCGTGAAGGTGGAACCATACCCGGGGGTCGAGCAGACCTGCACCTCGC
This is a stretch of genomic DNA from bacterium. It encodes these proteins:
- a CDS encoding sulfatase codes for the protein MTSHRIAAAWQRRIILAGALLTVSAALGLAWTFGWGLRQRPPNVLVVVIDSLRVDRVGAYGSPRRLTPFLDAFAERATVYEQAYAASSWTVPSVASIFTGRYPSEHQTVTLLAPLQESELTLAEVLAAHGYATSAVTANATIRADGGFAQGFEQYEVVGTATPQTPKFDGSLVSEQALKRVDDVGSDRPQFLYLHYMDVHAPYRAHAGITPPRDATLKRGDAALNFAVSAGTWEADIERRRTTWGFAADEIWRLEDLYDAEVRHQDTLLRHLFDELGRRGFLDRALIVVTADHGEQFGRHGAYNHGTSLYNSLIHVPLIVRYPNQTAGRRVAAPVELAGLGAMAIRAAGLPPAPSFHVREPSDHTLDGQPATAFSELLDSGLYKVRTHTDALVSPTRKVIATNDGRYLSFDLATDPLERHPHTASAELRDALAARGALIQAGAPGTAVELDAATRERLRATGYLPDEP
- a CDS encoding type IIA DNA topoisomerase subunit B, whose product is MAQKYTAKDITVLEGLEPVRKRPGMYIGGVDSAGLHHLVWELLDNAVDEAMNGHCDKIVVTLHRDGETVTVTDNGRGIPVDVHPKHKKSALELILTTLHAGGKFENRNYFHAGGLHGVGASVVTALSSSLVARIKRDGFLWEQSFARGAPSGRIRKVGPARGTGSTITFTADREIFPKTQFDPAVIRQRLESRSYLHRGLQLVFENEVERTTETFQHDQGIAEWIGKLIAERGKHAVAEPFYAERRDGFVAECAIAWTEATEEHVLSFVNGIPTGDGGTHEAGLKGGLTKAVRNYLSVQNLAPKGLAIAAEDAREGLVAILSVYIQNPQFQGQTKDRLNNPEVAAPIDTFVRTALENHLLHNRTQATAIAERVILAARARSASRAAVEQVQRKSAVSHRLNLPGKLADCSSTDPTRSELFIVEGDSAGGSAKQGRDREFQAVLPLRGKVLNSEQASLSKVLSNRELSDIVSALGCGSGKQFDAGKLRYHKVCLLMDADSDGHHICTLLLTFFYRHMRELIERGHVFIAQPPLYKIEIGKQVHWALSDQERDRVLGGANGKQVIVQRFKGLGEMNPPTLKQTTLEPTRRTLLRVSIDDAEAAEQTIQTLMGKDVEPRFKLIMERAPKVEDVDV
- a CDS encoding low specificity L-threonine aldolase; translation: MRRIDLRSDTVTRPTAAMRAAMAEAEVGDDVYGEDPTVNHLQEAAAARLGLAAAIFVPSGTMANQAALRALTRHGDAVVASAGCHLLRHESGAAAALAGVQIVTVGAAGVFTPDDVLAALPPRDHHYAPVTAVALENTHNGAGGRVWPFEDLRAVVDAARSRGLRLHLDGARLWNAVVASGIEARRWCAGFDTVSFCLSKGLGAPVGSLVCGSAEVIDRVHRVRKMLGGGMRQAGILAAAGLHALEHHVDRLAEDHRHARRLADGLRRLGLTVQPEPETNIVLFGGADIGRLVGALQARQVLVNPVDRQTLRAVTHLDVTAEDIDDALGRIGEALLGERA
- a CDS encoding transglycosylase domain-containing protein, producing the protein MLRWLAAALIAWFALCVGGLVYLRFFPPLLTALQLQRWIEHGDVPGSASGFVPLPRLGPHLPHAVVAAEDARFYEHGGVDWRGMREAAADNWERGRLWRGGSTITQQLVKNLFFPTFGSLPRKILEIPLSLLAELILSKPRILELYLNVIEWGPGIYGGEDAAQHYYQVPAAFLSRGQAARLAAVLPAPRSRRPQHMNAYSAKILGRMAAVGW
- a CDS encoding carboxymuconolactone decarboxylase family protein, which codes for MAEQSDLLARGREVTATLWGDLMKSAPTLPAAALAPEFFSLVTQFVFGMFWSRPNLDLRSRSLCTVAQLAALGKTDELKGHLVGALNLGIGREELVEVLMQTACYAGVPAAVSALNAAAEILQPRSGS